One Nostoc sp. CENA543 genomic window, CTACGCGACTGGAGAGCAAAATATCGAAAAGCCCAACAAAAATACGGATGTGGGTTTATTGGCTTGATTCCCCAATATAAAGGCAATCCAACCCCCCGTTATTCTGATGAAGACTTAGAATTTATTGATACAGTGATTGAAGAACAATATGAAACTTCTAAACAAAAAAATGTTTGGCAGACGTATGAATTTTTAAAGGATGAATGGCAGAAAGTGGGACGAATTTCTCCTGTTCCCAGTCATACCTTTTATTACGAGAGAGTGAAAAAACGAAACAGCTATCAACAAACTAAAAAACGAATGGGATCTCGTGCAGCAAATAATCTGTTGGGGCCTTGGTTAATTCAACCTACCACTCCCCGTCATGGAGATCGCCCGCTCGAAATTGTTCATATTGACCATACACAGCTTGATGTTGAGTGTATATGCCCCTATAGTGGCAAAAATTTAGGCAGACCTTGGGTAACAGGCATGATTGATGCCTATAGTCGGAGGATTTTAGCTTTATACCTTACCTTTGATAATCCGAGCTACCGTTCTTGTATGATGGCTATTCGCATCTGTGTACAACGGTTTGGACGATTTCCTGAATGGATTGTTGTGGATAACGGAAAAGAGTTTAGTTCTACTTATTTTGAGACATTGTTAGCGCGTTTTGAAGCCAGCAAAAAGCATCGTCCCAAGGATTTCCCTAAATTTAGTTCAATTATTGAACGTTGGTTTGGCTCACAAAATACTGAATTTATTAATAATTTGAGGGGGAATACCCAAATCATGAAGCACGTCCGCCTCGTTAAAAAAGCAAATAATCCCAAGAGTTTAGCTGTCTGGAATTTAGAAGAATTATACGATTATTTGGCATTTGGTTATGCTTATGGAGTTTATGATAAAGCAGAACATCCTGCTTTAGAAGGAATGTCACCTCAAAAGGCTTTTGAATTAGGGTTAGCTAAAACGGGACATCGCCCTCATCAATATATTAAATATGATGAGCAATTCAAGATTTTAACTTTACCGACGAACAATAAAGGAATGGCCAAAGTTATTCCTGGTCAAGGAATTAGAGTCAACTATCAAAATTATTGGACAGATGAATTTTACAGTGTTGAGAATCAATGTATTCCCGTTCGCTATGACCCACTAGATTATGGTGTTACTTATGCCTATGTTAATAATCATTGGGTAAAGTGTTTATCTAATTATTATATGAAGTTTCAAGGACATTCAGAGAAGGCAGTAGCAATAGCCACAACAATTTGCAGACGAAAACGGCAAATCTATAATCAAAGTCAATATGTAGGTTCTAAAGAGATTGTGGACTTACTTAATAATGCGGAAGAGCATGAAGAATTAATACTACAAATTCGTCGAGATCAATCTGCTAAATTAGTTTTCAATTTAATTGAAGGAAAACTGAGTAGTGCGGTATTATTAAATACATTAAATACTGAACAACATTCATATCAAGATAGTCAAGCAATAGAAAAAAATCTAGATTTAATAGATTTAAAAGAGGAGAGTTTACAGCCTAGTCTACCCAAAAAATTTAATCCTGATGACATTAAGGCTTTTGCTGAAGAGGAATTGTGGTAATGGTTACAAATCGTCGTTTCCCTCAAGAATTTTTACAAGCACCAACTGATAATAAACTTAAGTATTTTAAAGATATAATTGTTCCTCATCGCAATATTAAACTGGTTCTAGACCAGCTACTAAAAAATGCTATAGAACCGGATGATGCTTTAGTTTATCTAGTATTTGGGGTAACAGGGGTAGGAAAATCACGGTTAAAAGCAGAATTTGAAAAACGATTGCTTAAACATTTTGCAGACGAAATTATTTCTAATCCAGGAAGTTTAGTGGTAGGAGGAATCGAGGTAGATGGTGCTGAAGCAGGAAAGTTTAACTATTCTAACTACTATATTCAAGTTTTGGAATCTTTGAAGGAAGTTTTAATTGATTATAAAGAAAATTATGGAGTTGATTTAGAGGATGACAACTCAGATAACCTAATAGGAGATCATGAAGGAAGAAACTCTAAAGCTTTGCGTCGAACAATACAAAAGGTTTTTCTACACCGTCAATTAAAAGCTTATACCTTAGATGAAGCACAGCACTTATTTGATGTTGCGGGAGGAAGACAAATAAATGTTCAAATGAACTGGCTTAAGTCACTGGCTAATAAAACTCAAACAGTTCATATTTTATTTGGAACTTATGAACTTTTAAAATGTCAAGAAGTCAATGGTCAAGTGGGAAGAAGAAGTGAAGATTATTATTTACCTCCCTACTATCTGACTAAACCGGAAGATCAACAAGAATTTATTAAAGTAATTAAGACTTTACAACAGTATTTGCCAGTTGAAAATGA contains:
- a CDS encoding TnsA endonuclease N-terminal domain-containing protein yields the protein MLYDVDFQAWCNSLPLSQQQRDLVNQIRTSPPARKVKGGGRNVHGPYASSKMGRTIQFESHTVELPAMTQFYEYDDQVLEYWDQPIKFSIKCSPQGKQATTISHYPDFFVMRKNCCGFEEWKTEKRLEKLSEEQPYRYQKIEKQWVDVIVQEYIESLGYYYRLRSDSEIDWVKYRNQKYLQPYKQGYLKQQYILNDQVEANVQEIIVNYPGINLTNLFEKAKNATIDDINTLIALEKVYVNLSEVALVEQEKVHLFRDQATAEAYITATHDYCEPVSSNVPIVELKVGSSFLLDGKSLTIDHIGESKIIFRGEQGIIRWTYAEFQQLIELGEISNLQTENHTTLDEEGWQYFLEASPKALETANYRYAAIKHFLGKEADNSQKYDLSERTLRDWRAKYRKAQQKYGCGFIGLIPQYKGNPTPRYSDEDLEFIDTVIEEQYETSKQKNVWQTYEFLKDEWQKVGRISPVPSHTFYYERVKKRNSYQQTKKRMGSRAANNLLGPWLIQPTTPRHGDRPLEIVHIDHTQLDVECICPYSGKNLGRPWVTGMIDAYSRRILALYLTFDNPSYRSCMMAIRICVQRFGRFPEWIVVDNGKEFSSTYFETLLARFEASKKHRPKDFPKFSSIIERWFGSQNTEFINNLRGNTQIMKHVRLVKKANNPKSLAVWNLEELYDYLAFGYAYGVYDKAEHPALEGMSPQKAFELGLAKTGHRPHQYIKYDEQFKILTLPTNNKGMAKVIPGQGIRVNYQNYWTDEFYSVENQCIPVRYDPLDYGVTYAYVNNHWVKCLSNYYMKFQGHSEKAVAIATTICRRKRQIYNQSQYVGSKEIVDLLNNAEEHEELILQIRRDQSAKLVFNLIEGKLSSAVLLNTLNTEQHSYQDSQAIEKNLDLIDLKEESLQPSLPKKFNPDDIKAFAEEELW
- a CDS encoding ATP-binding protein yields the protein MVTNRRFPQEFLQAPTDNKLKYFKDIIVPHRNIKLVLDQLLKNAIEPDDALVYLVFGVTGVGKSRLKAEFEKRLLKHFADEIISNPGSLVVGGIEVDGAEAGKFNYSNYYIQVLESLKEVLIDYKENYGVDLEDDNSDNLIGDHEGRNSKALRRTIQKVFLHRQLKAYTLDEAQHLFDVAGGRQINVQMNWLKSLANKTQTVHILFGTYELLKCQEVNGQVGRRSEDYYLPPYYLTKPEDQQEFIKVIKTLQQYLPVENEPQLEEHWEYFMKYSIGCVGILKSWWYRALKNALDEGAKTVRMKDFKARELSAGRRRTIQEELKAGESRLANLYTNEQKDENPEFTNSQPEKKGSKVGERKVGRDLVGVNQEG